In Sutterella faecalis, a genomic segment contains:
- a CDS encoding quinone-dependent dihydroorotate dehydrogenase: MLYNIARRILFSMNPETAHHVIMANLDWAVQLGLTNLVTHMPDDDPIEVMGLRFPNTIGLAAGMDKDGERVSAFGGLGFGHVEIGTITPLAQPGNPKPRLFRLIPAGGVINRMGFNNEGVDKVLQNLRSADAFRLRGGILGINIGKNAVTPIENALSDYEKCLDKVYDAADYIAINISSPNTKNLRQLQGAGELEHLVSGIVAKREELKAARNGKHVPIAVKLAPDLENDDILRCVDTLIEKGIDGVICTNTTINRKGVEGLLHAEETGGLSGAPLRERSTAVVRLVAEHVKGEIPIIASGGVMTGSDAVEKMEAGAKLVQLFTGFIYNGPKLVADSVEAIAAWRKKQNS; this comes from the coding sequence CCCGAGACGGCTCATCACGTCATCATGGCGAACCTCGACTGGGCGGTACAGCTCGGTCTCACGAATCTCGTGACGCACATGCCCGATGATGATCCCATTGAAGTGATGGGACTGCGTTTCCCGAATACGATTGGCCTCGCGGCCGGCATGGATAAGGACGGCGAACGCGTTTCCGCCTTCGGCGGTCTCGGCTTCGGCCATGTTGAGATCGGCACGATCACGCCGCTTGCTCAGCCGGGCAATCCCAAGCCCCGTCTTTTCCGTCTGATTCCCGCGGGCGGCGTCATCAACCGCATGGGCTTCAATAATGAAGGCGTGGACAAGGTTCTGCAGAACCTCCGTTCTGCAGATGCCTTCCGTCTGCGCGGCGGCATCCTCGGCATCAATATCGGCAAGAATGCCGTGACGCCGATCGAGAATGCGCTTTCCGACTATGAGAAGTGCCTCGACAAGGTCTACGATGCTGCGGACTACATCGCCATCAACATTTCCTCGCCCAATACGAAGAACCTCCGCCAGCTTCAGGGCGCCGGCGAACTCGAGCATCTGGTCTCGGGCATTGTCGCCAAGCGCGAAGAACTGAAGGCTGCGCGCAACGGCAAGCATGTGCCGATCGCGGTGAAGCTCGCCCCCGATCTTGAGAACGACGACATTCTGCGCTGCGTCGATACGCTGATTGAAAAGGGCATCGACGGCGTGATCTGCACGAACACGACCATCAACCGCAAGGGCGTTGAGGGGCTTCTCCACGCTGAGGAAACGGGCGGTCTCTCGGGTGCTCCGCTTCGCGAGCGCTCCACCGCTGTTGTTCGCCTCGTTGCCGAACACGTCAAGGGTGAAATTCCCATCATCGCTTCGGGCGGCGTCATGACGGGGTCGGATGCCGTTGAGAAGATGGAAGCCGGCGCCAAGCTGGTTCAGCTCTTTACGGGCTTCATCTACAACGGTCCGAAGCTGGTTGCGGACAGCGTTGAGGCAATTGCCGCCTGGCGCAAGAAGCAGAACAGCTGA
- the thpR gene encoding RNA 2',3'-cyclic phosphodiesterase, with translation MRLFVALSLPRSVEREIWAYMEKLRRTYPKAGRFSRRENLHLTLAFIGEADEASARRIASKLRSLPPHALTMDLAGVGVFRSGILWAGLAEKNELEKMSLEVRELLKRLGISFDAKPFRAHITLARDWRGPEPGALPHLPRMTGLKTKVFAARLFESYRNERGAVCYRPISIE, from the coding sequence ATGCGGCTTTTTGTTGCGCTCAGCCTCCCGAGAAGCGTCGAACGTGAAATCTGGGCCTACATGGAAAAGCTCAGAAGAACTTATCCGAAAGCCGGGCGATTCAGTCGCCGCGAAAATCTGCATCTGACGCTTGCCTTCATCGGCGAAGCCGATGAGGCTTCCGCCCGGCGCATCGCGTCAAAACTACGCTCATTGCCGCCTCATGCGCTCACGATGGATCTCGCCGGCGTTGGCGTTTTCCGGAGCGGCATTCTCTGGGCCGGACTTGCGGAAAAGAATGAGCTCGAAAAAATGAGCCTGGAGGTGCGGGAACTTTTGAAGCGGCTCGGCATCTCCTTTGACGCAAAGCCCTTTCGCGCGCACATTACGCTGGCGAGAGACTGGAGAGGACCCGAGCCCGGGGCTTTGCCTCACCTGCCGCGAATGACGGGTCTTAAGACCAAAGTCTTTGCGGCACGCCTTTTTGAGTCCTATCGGAACGAGCGCGGAGCGGTTTGCTACCGACCGATATCTATTGAGTGA